One genomic segment of Rivularia sp. PCC 7116 includes these proteins:
- a CDS encoding carbohydrate ABC transporter permease produces the protein MQQNNKTSNSSFKQLLDNETFAAWLFLAPAIILLGVFVIGPIGYLFYLSFTNGSFTKDGMTWVGLKNYLRLILNPDFSQVMWNTAYFTVATVIPSIAIPLLLAVLLNQNIILRGFLRTSYFLPSIISLVAAGLGFRWLFQNEGPVNALLNSIGIESIAWLSSTTWAMPVIILLSIWKQLGFNMVVFLAGLQAIPVSRYEAAELDGANSWEQFWFVTLPGLRPTLIFTTITTVIFTLRSFEQVYVISGGGPLNSTNLLVYYIYQEAFGQFDFGYAAAAATVLLAITIVLVYFQLQTWGEDS, from the coding sequence ATGCAGCAAAATAACAAAACTTCTAACTCTTCGTTCAAACAGTTACTTGACAATGAAACCTTTGCAGCTTGGCTTTTTCTAGCCCCTGCAATTATTCTACTAGGAGTCTTCGTAATAGGTCCCATTGGTTATTTGTTCTACCTCAGTTTCACTAATGGTAGTTTTACTAAAGACGGTATGACTTGGGTAGGGTTAAAAAATTATCTACGTTTAATACTTAATCCCGATTTTTCACAAGTTATGTGGAATACCGCCTATTTCACTGTGGCTACGGTTATACCCAGTATTGCGATTCCTTTATTATTAGCAGTCTTATTAAATCAAAATATAATTTTGCGGGGATTTTTACGAACTTCTTATTTTTTACCTTCAATTATTTCTTTAGTTGCTGCTGGCTTAGGATTTCGCTGGTTATTTCAAAATGAAGGTCCCGTCAATGCACTTTTAAATAGTATCGGCATTGAGTCTATTGCTTGGTTAAGCAGTACTACCTGGGCAATGCCAGTAATAATTTTACTCAGTATTTGGAAGCAGCTTGGTTTTAATATGGTGGTGTTTCTAGCTGGTTTGCAAGCTATTCCAGTTAGTCGTTATGAAGCAGCAGAACTTGATGGTGCAAATAGTTGGGAGCAATTTTGGTTCGTTACTTTACCGGGATTACGCCCTACTTTAATATTTACGACAATTACCACCGTGATTTTTACTTTACGCAGCTTTGAGCAAGTTTATGTAATTAGTGGTGGTGGTCCTTTAAATTCTACAAATTTGCTAGTTTACTATATTTATCAAGAAGCTTTCGGTCAATTTGATTTTGGTTATGCAGCGGCAGCAGCAACCGTATTATTAGCAATAACAATTGTATTAGTTTATTTTCAATTACAGACTTGGGGTGAAGATAGTTAG
- the efp gene encoding elongation factor P: MISSNDFRTGVSIVIDGSVWRVVEFLHVKPGKGSAFVRTKLKSVTTGNTVERTFRAGETVPQATLEKSTMQHTYKEGDDFVFMDMETYEESRLTSQQIGDRVKYLNEGMEVNVVRWNDQVLEVELPNAVTLEVVETDPGVKGDTATGGTKPAKLESGASVMVPLFIAQGERIRIDTRDDKYLGRETGS; the protein is encoded by the coding sequence ATGATTTCGAGTAACGATTTTCGTACTGGTGTCTCGATTGTAATAGATGGTTCGGTATGGCGAGTGGTTGAATTTCTCCACGTAAAGCCCGGTAAAGGTTCTGCTTTTGTACGCACGAAACTGAAAAGTGTCACGACTGGTAATACTGTAGAAAGAACCTTCCGCGCTGGGGAAACTGTACCGCAAGCGACTTTAGAAAAAAGTACCATGCAACATACCTATAAAGAAGGCGATGATTTCGTCTTTATGGATATGGAAACTTATGAAGAAAGCCGTTTAACTTCTCAACAAATTGGCGATCGCGTTAAGTATCTTAATGAAGGTATGGAAGTCAACGTTGTTCGCTGGAACGACCAAGTGCTAGAGGTAGAATTGCCTAATGCTGTGACATTAGAAGTTGTAGAAACCGATCCAGGTGTCAAAGGTGATACTGCTACGGGTGGTACAAAACCCGCAAAATTAGAAAGCGGAGCGAGCGTAATGGTTCCTCTATTTATTGCTCAAGGGGAGCGTATTCGTATTGATACCCGCGACGATAAATATCTAGGTAGGGAAACTGGAAGTTAA
- a CDS encoding type IV pilin-like G/H family protein has product MKKIWTISQILKNISSKNIFVANKLTTIGLLLVVAAISGCNSSSNAQSSASEKWTGEWELKDPGGSGQSMKIILTPEGKAYLIPPEAASSDKVAYDIPLEKVSETTSLPAGTKVVALADIAKNQANKARESEGKTYVGSMNRGNQAYYLENNKFATKLEELKLGIKSETENYVYKVVPQSNESKSVMNIAKAKGEGLNSYVGLVYLTKIKSGEYTTFAKLCETSQALSSTPQMPIVPTQSSEEMKCPSGFKPLS; this is encoded by the coding sequence ATGAAAAAAATCTGGACAATATCTCAAATCTTAAAAAATATTTCTAGTAAAAATATCTTTGTCGCCAACAAGCTAACTACTATTGGACTTTTGCTAGTTGTAGCAGCAATTTCCGGTTGCAACTCCTCTAGTAATGCTCAATCATCAGCATCGGAAAAATGGACGGGAGAATGGGAGTTAAAAGATCCAGGTGGTTCAGGGCAAAGTATGAAAATCATCTTGACTCCAGAAGGTAAAGCATATCTGATACCGCCAGAAGCAGCTTCTAGCGATAAAGTTGCTTACGATATACCACTTGAGAAAGTTTCTGAGACAACAAGTTTACCAGCAGGTACAAAAGTAGTTGCTTTAGCAGACATTGCCAAAAATCAAGCAAATAAAGCACGAGAGAGTGAGGGCAAAACTTATGTTGGTTCTATGAATCGCGGCAATCAAGCTTACTATTTAGAAAATAATAAGTTTGCCACAAAACTTGAAGAACTAAAACTAGGTATCAAGTCAGAAACAGAAAATTACGTTTATAAAGTTGTGCCTCAATCAAATGAAAGCAAAAGCGTAATGAATATTGCTAAAGCTAAAGGTGAAGGCTTGAATAGTTACGTTGGATTAGTATATTTAACAAAAATCAAAAGTGGTGAATATACTACTTTCGCAAAGCTGTGCGAAACGAGCCAAGCTTTATCCAGCACTCCTCAAATGCCAATAGTTCCGACTCAATCATCAGAAGAAATGAAATGTCCGTCTGGATTTAAACCTTTGAGTTAG
- the purN gene encoding phosphoribosylglycinamide formyltransferase has product MISVSPSLISPNIPTHSQSSNKPVKLGIMASGSGSNFEAVAQAIENGQLNAEIKVLIYNNPDAYAAVRADKRNIAAVLINHRDYKHREELDKQIVQTLCQHDVEWVIMAGWMRLVTQELIDAFPQKIINIHPSLLPSFKGVKAIEQAIKAQVKITGCTVHLVSLEMDSGKILMQAAVAVLPDDTPDTLHTRIQIQEHRILPAAIALAVNSEQ; this is encoded by the coding sequence ATGATTTCCGTCTCCCCAAGTTTAATATCTCCCAATATCCCCACACATTCGCAGTCATCAAATAAACCTGTCAAATTGGGAATAATGGCTTCTGGTAGTGGTAGTAATTTTGAAGCAGTTGCCCAAGCTATTGAAAACGGACAATTAAATGCTGAAATTAAAGTTTTAATTTATAATAATCCCGATGCTTATGCGGCAGTAAGGGCAGATAAGAGAAATATCGCAGCCGTACTCATCAATCATCGCGACTACAAGCACCGGGAAGAATTAGATAAGCAAATCGTACAGACATTGTGCCAGCATGATGTGGAATGGGTGATTATGGCTGGCTGGATGCGTTTGGTAACTCAAGAACTAATCGATGCATTTCCCCAAAAAATTATTAATATTCATCCCAGCTTATTGCCTAGTTTTAAAGGAGTGAAGGCAATAGAACAAGCAATTAAAGCTCAAGTCAAAATAACTGGCTGTACCGTGCATTTAGTTTCCTTAGAAATGGATAGCGGTAAAATTCTTATGCAAGCAGCAGTAGCGGTATTGCCTGACGATACCCCCGATACCCTCCATACAAGAATTCAAATTCAGGAACATCGGATTTTACCAGCTGCGATCGCCTTGGCAGTGAACAGTGAACAGTGA
- a CDS encoding type IV pilin-like G/H family protein, producing the protein MVRDITSLIITLKIDLNVPVAVIPNKIKKGHIYMMNKALKTIILLLFLAGISGCKLFTGEIKSREYEGRFSIDSMNSAQQVYFLENNKFTTQLDIQTEIQNYDLKIVPQPLETKSIMHIAQAKRKDIKSYLGLVYSVKIDGVDLTIAQVCETATNAPLTSTPEMPKLAESATKSEDIKCPSGFQSLNNTSESR; encoded by the coding sequence ATGGTGCGTGACATCACAAGTCTTATTATTACGTTAAAGATTGATCTAAATGTGCCAGTTGCGGTCATTCCTAATAAGATAAAAAAAGGACACATTTACATGATGAATAAAGCATTAAAAACTATTATCTTATTGCTATTTTTAGCTGGTATTTCTGGGTGTAAATTATTTACTGGGGAAATAAAATCACGAGAATATGAAGGTAGATTCAGTATTGATTCTATGAATAGCGCTCAACAAGTTTATTTTTTAGAGAATAATAAATTTACAACACAATTAGATATCCAGACCGAAATACAAAATTATGATTTGAAAATTGTTCCTCAGCCACTTGAAACCAAAAGCATAATGCATATTGCTCAAGCAAAGCGTAAAGATATTAAAAGTTATTTAGGATTAGTATACTCAGTAAAAATAGACGGTGTTGATTTGACTATTGCTCAGGTTTGTGAAACCGCAACCAATGCCCCTTTAACTTCGACTCCGGAAATGCCTAAGTTAGCTGAAAGTGCAACTAAATCTGAAGATATTAAATGCCCGTCTGGTTTTCAATCTTTAAATAATACAAGCGAATCAAGATAA
- a CDS encoding pentapeptide repeat-containing protein, with the protein MNSRNQEQEFVISQITDSFGQRDFSGYDLTGIDLNELNLTGVNFTAANLRNANLNGSILTNAKLDKANLNQATLREAHMHEASLIEVDLSNADLAKASLCGAIFVGANLSHSNFQEASLCDTNLQKADLRKAELLEASLIEANLCQANLEQAKLCGANLLEANLNQADLTDADLAWANLTQANLKEANLRGTKFRNTNLDRAIMPDGKIKQVQFFCLSSTF; encoded by the coding sequence ATGAACAGTCGCAACCAAGAACAAGAATTTGTAATAAGTCAAATTACTGATAGTTTTGGGCAAAGAGACTTTAGCGGATATGATTTAACCGGAATAGATTTAAACGAACTTAATTTAACTGGAGTTAACTTTACAGCAGCAAATTTACGTAATGCTAATTTAAATGGCTCAATCTTGACTAATGCAAAATTAGATAAGGCAAATTTAAATCAAGCTACTTTGCGAGAAGCTCATATGCATGAAGCATCTTTAATAGAAGTTGATTTAAGCAATGCTGATTTAGCCAAAGCTTCTTTATGTGGTGCAATTTTTGTAGGTGCAAACCTCAGCCATAGTAATTTCCAAGAGGCTTCATTGTGCGATACGAATTTACAAAAAGCAGATTTACGAAAAGCTGAATTATTGGAAGCATCTTTAATTGAGGCAAATTTGTGCCAAGCCAATCTTGAACAAGCAAAATTATGCGGTGCAAATTTATTAGAAGCGAATTTAAATCAAGCTGATTTAACTGATGCCGATTTAGCCTGGGCTAATTTAACGCAAGCTAATTTAAAAGAAGCCAACTTGCGAGGAACAAAGTTCAGAAATACTAATTTGGATCGAGCAATTATGCCTGATGGTAAAATTAAGCAAGTTCAATTTTTCTGCCTTAGTTCAACTTTTTAA